The Anolis carolinensis isolate JA03-04 chromosome 2, rAnoCar3.1.pri, whole genome shotgun sequence genome has a window encoding:
- the LOC103279824 gene encoding uncharacterized protein LOC103279824, which translates to MANPPRTPAKTPRRRVSLTSKDETPSQFSRGCPLPDVCSTRVSQIRKQVSASSLPTEGQSRVTSLTSPRCCHAKSEPNPLVIALVQAVAQAGLPLSEAELFEGLLRLLGARRPILSVAQLHRTVLPALGRQHESALRHALQHREAFVFLHEATTGDGRAALAISLLPLDRAGKLPLLLGVELLEQMSHSFVARAVARVLSEGHVLFHRVLAVVTSGSPPMMQAFATNGILGAVLSAALHVPCLLHQLELMMELWPDRLERLGMLLHLLEDTFGRRPALRHRYELFLQERQLSLSLPILSTEMGPEAWLKKATSIAEHLPLLPEFVATDEEEGPLMMKLKAFLGESNEELVAEATFVAEHASSLLNMAHFLRQMGEPLAHRVYGELDSLRVSFSYHLDTRLGPNTERQLALCQPPLMDRFRGILARSLARLEHLFDSHPAMSALRAVRVLDPKQLGAVGRSGLEHEQGIPGLAEVPEIEWFRYQHLAEAAPANVSLPQWWEVHAEQLPTLSPLARRYLWLPVCSPKSPFGPGEVLKLRGAEESLTGEAARLLCMLKYNRNRLLSRA; encoded by the coding sequence ATGGCCAATCCACCAAGGACCCCTGCCAAGACCCCACGCCGCCGTGTTTCCTTGACCTCAAAGGATGAGACACCGTCCCAGTTTTCTCGTGGCTGCCCCCTTCCCGATGTCTGCTCCACAAGAGTCTCCCAGATTCGCAAACAGGTCTCTGCCTCATCACTTCCTACCGAAGGGCAGTCCCGTGTCACTTCACTTACTTCACCCCGATGCTGCCATGCCAAATCTGAGCCAAACCCTTTAGTGATTGCCTTGGTGCAGGCCGTTGCTCAAGCAGGCCTCCCGCTTTCAGAAGCTGAGCTCTTTGAAGGCCTTCTCCGCCTCTTGGGGGCTAGGCGACCCATACTCTCAGTTGCTCAGCTCCATCGTACCGTTCTCCCAGCCTTGGGGCGGCAACATGAATCAGCCCTGCGGCACGCTCTTCAGCACCGTGAGGCCTTTGTCTTCCTCCATGAGGCAACCACTGGTGATGGACGTGCTGCCCTAGCTATCTCCCTTTTGCCTCTTGACAGGGCTGGAAAGCTCCCACTCCTGCTTGGGGTGGAGTTGCTGGAACAGATGAGCCATTCTTTTGTGGCCCGGGCAGTTGCTCGTGTGCTTAGTGAGGGGCATGTCTTATTCCATCGAGTGCTGGCCGTGGTGACCTCTGGAAGTCCTCCCATGATGCAGGCTTTTGCTACTAATGGGATTTTGGGTGCTGTCTTATCAGCTGCCCTCCATGTCCCCTGCTTGTTACATCAGCTGGAGCTGATGATGGAGCTGTGGCCAGACAGGCTGGAAAGACTGGGCATGCTGCTGCACCTTCTGGAGGACACGTTTGGGCGGCGTCCTGCCCTCCGTCACCGCTATGAACTGTTCCTACAAGAGCGGCAGTTGAGCCTCTCCTTGCCCATACTCAGCACGGAGATGGGCCCAGAGGCCTGGTTGAAAAAAGCCACCAGCATTGCAGAACATCTCCCTCTTCTGCCAGAGTTTGTGGCCACTGATGAAGAAGAAGGTCCCCTGATGATGAAGCTGAAGGCCTTCCTAGGAGAGAGTAATGAGGAGTTAGTGGCAGAAGCAACTTTTGTAGCAGAACATGCATCCAGTTTGTTGAATATGGCCCATTTTCTCCGCCAGATGGGTGAGCCGTTGGCCCATCGAGTCTACGGAGAACTGGACTCCTTACGCGTTTCTTTCTCTTACCACTTAGACACAAGATTGGGGCCTAACACAGAAAGACAATTAGCTCTTTGCCAACCCCCACTGATGGATCGGTTTCGTGGGATCCTGGCTCGTAGTCTGGCCAGGCTAGAGCACTTGTTTGACTCGCATCCTGCTATGTCTGCCCTGAGAGCAGTCCGAGTGCTAGATCCCAAGCAGCTAGGGGCTGTGGGCCGGAGTGGATTGGAGCACGAACAGGGGATCCCTGGGCTGGCAGAGGTGCCAGAGATTGAATGGTTCCGGTACCAACACTTGGCAGAAGCAGCTCCGGCCAATGTCTCTCTGCCCCAGTGGTGGGAAGTACATGCAGAGCAGCTTCCCACACTGTCTCCACTGGCTCGGCGATACCTCTGGCTGCCTGTCTGTTCTCCCAAGTCCCCCTTTGGCCCAGGAGAAGTGCTCAAGCTAAGAGGTGCTGAGGAGAGTTTGACCGGAGAGGCTGCCCGCCTCCTCTGTATGCTCAAGTATAATCGTAACCGCCTGCTCTCTCGTGCCTGA